The genome window ATGCTCATGTTGAAACCCTTCTTCGATCCCAGTCTCCGATTGATGACAACCGCGGCTATAATACCAACCAGCAGCCCGACACCAGCGCCCATTGCTCTGACCGAATCGCTTTCATTCATCATGAAAAAATATCCAGCTGTAAGAAGCAGTACGGGCAGCAGGAATGTGGAGGTTATCATTGTAAGTGACGCTGCCGGCGCAAGCTCAAGTTCCACAAGATCCCCTGGTTGAGCATCTTTTTCGTTCTTCATCCAGCTTTCCGGAT of Candidatus Aegiribacteria sp. contains these proteins:
- a CDS encoding SoxR reducing system RseC family protein, which translates into the protein MMKRNGIVLKVRDDEALVSLSGAGECDGCEARSACFSLSGGKSSNPESWMKNEKDAQPGDLVELELAPAASLTMITSTFLLPVLLLTAGYFFMMNESDSVRAMGAGVGLLVGIIAAVVINRRLGSKKGFNMSMTRILEKADCPSSGSNKTMNDSEGNTQ